TTAATACAGCCACCACAAATAAATATTTGCACAAAATAATTTAGTATTCATTAAAAATAAAGTGAACTAAATTTCAATTTATTTTGCTCATAAACTAAAGCAGGAAAAGGAACTTTAAGACAATTTAAAGCCTTAAAAACTGATTTTAAAACTTTACTTTTTACTTTAATCTGAGTTAAATCTGCATCAAGCGACAAATAATACTGGCAATAACGATCAGGTGGAGGAATTACTGCCTCTATGGTTATATCATTATTATCATTACCTCCAAGCATAGATTCACCACTATAACCTAAAGAAATATTTAACCAACCCGGCATTTTATTAATTCCGGTAATTGATTTTAAATTACAAGAAAGCCAGTAAGTTTGTCCGTTATAATCTTTTATAACAGATTGAAAATCATTTTCGCCAAGCGCATCTGGTCTATATACAGGCCAATTTGTTGGGTGGTATGAAAATTTTAAACGACAAATTTGTTTCTTAAATAATAATTCCTGACTTGCATAAAGTACACTCCCACCAAAATTAGCAGATAAATCACTTAACGAAGCCCCCCATTTCGAAGAATAGCCATCAAAGACTTCAATACCCGACATTGCAATAAAAGCAATACCTGATCCTATAACAACAGATTTATTATGTCTAAAACCACTCCATTCAAATCCACTTATCAATGCCGAACTCAAATAATATGTAGAATAAGCATGACCAGATTTATCCATTTGAAGCCATTCCTTACTATCATTAAAAAAATGAAACGAACTATGAGAATAATTCTTATACCATAGCTCATTTAACATTAACATAGTTCCTGTGTATGTTACTGCTGTAACTCCAGAGAAAAAATACAACCTCTTTTTATTTAACAGAGTGTCGTTCTGGGAGACAACTATACTATTAAAAAAAAATAAAATAACAATTAAACAACAAAGAGTTTTTCTCACATTATAAAAACAAATAGGGTATGAAGTTAATCATACCCTAAAATTAAACAAAAAAATTCACTACGGTTGTTTAGAATTTTTATCTTCTCTAATAACTACTCCAAAAATAAAAAGTACTACAACAGAAGCAATAAAAATAACAAATAATGATAATAATGTCTTTTGCATTACCTTTTCAATTGAAATAATATCCCAAATTGATAATAAACCAAGTACGGTCAATGCTAGTACCATTGCAACTAAGGCATAAGAAGCAATTTTTTTTAACATAAAATTATTTTTTAAGTTTTATGAATTTTAAATGCGATATTAAATCTTCAAGATTATTAAAAACCAAAGTATTGTTTTGATTACTTAACTTCCATAAACTTAATTTCTCATTTTCATCGATTATAACGTTTAAACTTTCAGATTTGTTACTTACTACATTAAAACCAATTCTTTTTAATGCATTTGAAGTTACATTAAAAAGAGAGCTATTCCCTGATAATCCAATATTTAAAGAATATTTTTCTATAAAAGTTAAATTTCCTGAATTTTTATCAATATGTAAAAAATCAGAATCAAATTCATTTGCCAAATCCCCGTCAAAAATTACTTGTTCGGGAATTTTACTAATCATTTTTTCAGAAGAAATAAGCCATATTTTATCAGCAAGGTGTAATGCTAAAGATAAATCATGAGTTGAAAAAATTATAGTTTTACCAAACTTTAAAGTAAGTGATTTTAGCAGATTAAGAATTTCGACTTTATTTTTAATATCCAGAAATGCAGTAGGCTCATCAAATAAAATAACCTTAGTATCCTGAGCAAGTGTTCTGGCAATAACAGCTCTCTGGCGCTCACCATCACTCAAACAATTCATCTGCTCATTTCGTTTTGATGCTATACCTGTTTCCTCAATAGCTAAATTAACAATGTGCATATCTTCAGCACTAAGTTTTCCAAAAAAATTAGAATATGGGAATCTGCCTAATGTTACAAACTCATTAACTGAAGTATATGCAACTTTTAAGAGTTCCGTAGTAGCTATTGATAATGACTTTGCAAAATCCAATCTATTTGCTTTCATTGGCGACAAGTCACAAATATTTAACTCACCGCTTTTACTTGGATGTAATCCTGCAATGGTTCTTAGAAGAGTAGTTTTTCCTGAGCCATTTGATCCTATTAATGCTATTAGCTCTCCTGATTTTGCTTCAAAATTTAATGCAAATGATGGAATTGTTTTAAATTTTTTTCCGGTTTTATATCCAGTAACCAGATCTTTTGCAGATATAGTAGTTTTGATATTTGTTGTCATAACCACATTTTTTTACCTTTTAAGACTATCCACAATACAATAGGAACACCTAACAGCGATGTTGTTGAATTTATAGGAAGAACAAAACCTGATCCGGGTATTTGAGTAAGAATATCTGCTGTTAGAAGCATTGCAATTCCAACAATTCCGCTAAACGGAATTAAAAAACGATGATCAGATGTTTTTGAAATCATCCTGGCAATATGAGGAGCTGCAATACCTACAAATGCAAGAGGTCCGCAAAAAGCTGTTATACTACCTGCTAAAAGTGTAGTTGATATTAACAATATATTTCTAACTCTTGAAATATTTACTCCTGAAGCTCTCGCATTTTCATCGCCTAATAACCATACATTTAATGGATATGCAAGAAATAAAGAAATTACTACTCCAATTAAAACCACAACGGACATTAGTTCAAGCTGCGGCCATGTTGTACTTCCAAGACTACCCATTGTCCATATCACAAATAGCTTAAGAGATTGATCAGAACCTGCAAACTGAAAAACATTTATAATTGCACCAGCAGCAGAACCCAATAACATTCCGGTTATAAGTAATGTCATAACATCTCTTATTTTTAATGAAACTGCAAATATCAGCAACATAAATAAACCAGAACCGATACAAGCAGCAAGGATAGTTCCGCCACTTCCCATTAACTCAACAAAGTTCAACCCAAATGCTGAGAAACCCATAACCATAAAAGCTACACCAAGTCCAGCACCAGAACTTACCCCAAGAACATATGGTCCTGCAAGTGGATTACGAAACAAAGTTTGCATTAACAAACCACTTACAGACAAAGACAATCCGGCTACAATTGCTGTTAACACTCTTGGTAAACGAATATCAAAAAAAATTGTCGAAAAATTATCATTTGAACTACCACAATTATAAAATAATTTTAACACCTCACTAATACTAATCCTTACAGGACCATTAATCAAATCAATAAATACAAGTATTATGACAATTATTATTGAAACAATTAGTATAAAAGCTTTGTTATTTTTTTTTAATAAATTCATTTATTCAAGCTTTTTATAATAATGAATTTTATAATCAGGAAATGCTTTTGGATGAAAAATTTTAACAATATCCTTTAATATTATATGTGGATTTACAACCCCTGATTCCCAATAATCGTTACCACCAAAAGAATTACTTATTGCTATATTGTTATAAACTGTTTTATTTTTAAATGATTTTAATTGAGAAAGTCGTGAATCAGTTACATTTATTTCATTTAATGAAGTTGCCGAACCTGAATTTATCCAGAAATCAGCTTTAGAAACTTTATCAAACACCAATTCAAGATTTAATGGAAAGCTTTCTTTAGAGTTATTATCTTTCCATATATAATCAGCCCCTGCATCGCTTATAAGACATGAAAGATTACTCTTCCCACCTGCAATGTACCATGTATCTTTCCATGGTAATCCAGCATATACCTTTGGTTTTTCTAAATATTTCGATGCAATATTCTTTATATTGTTATAATTACTATCAATAACAGAAAATAACGAATCTGAATTTTGTTTCATATTAAATAGTATACCAAAAAACTTTATCCATTCTGCTTTTGCTAAAGGAGTTTCCTCTAAATATTCTGCAACAAAAACTACAGGTAATCCAAGCTCTTCAAGCTTTGTTACATATCCCACATTTTTACTTTCTACACCATAAGCAATAATAACATCAGGTTTTAAAGATAATATTAGTTCATAATTCAAACTCTGTTCATAACCAACATCTACAATTTTACCTTGTTTTATTAAAAGTTGAGTTAGACTATCATAAACGAACTGTGCTCCTGAAACACCAATAATATTCATTTGTTTATTTAGTGCAGTAATAAAACCTATATGTGATGTTGAAAGACAGATAACTCGTTTTACAGGTATATTAATAAAATCATTCTTTTTACTTTTATTAATTGAAAACAAATAATTAAACGATTTATCTTTTGCAGATTGCCATGGATTATAAACCCTAACAGCAATTACAGAATCTGATATTGAAAAATCCAAATGCTTTGCATACTTTAACTTTATCTTAAAGGAATCAATAAAGTAATCTTTATTCTGATTTATTATATTTTGTGGTTCACAAGAAATTAAAACAGTTATAACAAATAAGAATAATATTCGCCATAAATAAATATATAACATAGCGAAATATTATTTCTTAGTTTCAGTATAGAAAATTGTTTTTGAAATGGACTGACCATTTTTAAAATAATAAACCCCTCCCCAACTATGTGTTACCTCTCTAAATTCTGAAGCAAGACCACCTTTATTTACAATAACTCTTTTTATTTTTTTAGAAGCATCTTCGTATTTTTCTTCAGTTACTCCTTCTGGGTATTTTTTTGATAATTCAGAAAGAAATTTTTCAACAACTGCTTTATTTGTATAATCTATTTCTTCAAGTTTTTTATTACTATTCTTTGCTTCCTCAATCTGTTTTTGCTTTTCAGCCTCTAATTTCTGCTGTTCTGTTAAGTTCTGCTCTTTTAATAAATTTTGGCATTCAAAAATTTTCTGTTTAGGATAATTTTCATTTGGTTTAACTGAAGATGCAGTTTTATAACTGGCAATAGCTGATGGATACTCCTTTTTGCCAAAAAACTCGTCAGCTTTTGAAATCGCATCATCGTATGCTTTATCTTTTATTTTCTGCTCCTCATCTTTCTTTTTATTTTGAGCTAATAAATTTTCAATTTCAGCAATTTTTGATTTAGGATAACTTTCATCAGGTTTTAAATTGGAAGCCTTTTGATAGTTAGATTTTGCATTTTCATAACTTTTTGAGGTAAACTCCTGATCAGCTTTTGTAATGAAAACTTTATAAGATTCTTCTTTTGCTTTTTGAGCTGCATCAGCCTCTGCCTTGGCTTTTGCTTCAGCATCAGCCTTAGCTTTTGCTTCTGCTTCTAATTTTGCCTTTGCTTCAGCATCAGCTTTTGCTTTTGCCTCGGCTTCTAGTTTTGCCTTGGCTTCAGCATCTGCTTTTTCTTTGGCAGCTTTTGCTAATGCGTCGGCTTTTGCCTTTGCTTCGGCATCAGCTTTAGCTTTGGCTTCAGCTTCTAACTTTGCTTTAGCTTCGGCATCAGCCTTTTCTTTTGCAGCCTTTGCTAATGCGTCGGCTTTTGCTTTTGCTTCTGCATCGGCTTTAGCTTTGGCTTCAGCTTCTAGTTTTGCCTTAGCTTCAGCATCTGCTTTTTCTTTGGCTGCTTTTGCTAATGCGTCGGCTTTTGCCTTTGCTTCGGCATCAGCTTTAGCTTTGGCTTCAGCTTCTAATTTTGCTTTAGCTTCTGCATCTGCCTTTGCTTTGGCCTCGGCTTCTAATTTTGCTTTGGCTTCAGCTTCAGCTTTTTCTTTCGCAGCTTTTGCTAATGCATCAGCTTTTGCCTTTGCTTCAGCGTCGGCTTTCGCTTTGGCTTCTGCTTCTAATTTTGCCTTTGCTTCAGCATCCGCTTTTGCTTTTGCCTCAGCTTCTAGTTTTGCCTTGGCTTCAGCATCCGCTTTTTCTTTTGCAGCTTTAGCTAATGCGTCGGCTTTTGCCTTTGCTTCGGCATCAGCCTTAGCTTTGGCTTCAGCTTCTAGTTTTGCTTTAGCTTCTGCATCTGCTTTTTCTTTTGCTGCTTTTGCTAATGCGTCGGCTTTTGCCTTTGCTTCTGCATCAGCTTTTGCTTTGGCTTCAGCTTCTAATTTTGCTTTAGCTTCTGCATCTGCCTTTTCTTTTGCAGCTTTAGCTAATGCGTCGGCTTTTGCCTTTGCATCAGCTTCGGCTTTCGCTTTGGCTTCTGCTTCTAATTTTGCCTTTGCTTCAGCATCAGCTTTTGCTTTTGCCTCGGCTTCTAGTTTTGCCTTGGCTTCAGCATCTGCTTTTTCTTTGGCTGCTTTTGCTAATGCATCGGCTTTTGCCTTTGCTTCTGCATCAGCTTTGGCTTTGGCTTCAGCTTCTAATTTTGCTTTAGCTTCTGCATCAGCCTTTTCTTTTGCAGCCTTTGCTAATGCGTCGGCTTTTGCTTTTGCTTCTGCATCGGCCTTTGCTTTTGCTTCTGCTTCTAGTTTTGCTTTAGCTTCAGCATCTGCTTTTTCTTTGGCTGCTTTCGCTAATGCATCAGCCTTGGCTTTAGCTTCGGCATCGGCTTTAGCCTTTGCCTCAGCTTCTAGTTTTGCCTTTGCTTCGGCATCTGCTTTTTCTTTGGCTGCTTTTGCTAACGCGTCGGCTTTAGCTTTTGCTTCTGCATCGGCCTTTGCTTTTGCATCTGCTTCGGCCTTAGCTTTTGCTTCCGCTTCTAATTTTGCTTTTGCTTCAGCTTCAGCTTTTTCCTTTGCTAGTTTATCTGCCAATAATTTATCAATATCAGAAATCTTTGTTTTGGGATATTGTTCTGTTGGTTTTATTGCTAATGCATCATTATAACCCTTCTTTGCATCATCATATTTTTGCATTGCTAAAGAAGCGTCAGCTTTTGTTATAGCTGCTTTATACGAATCCTCTTTTGCTTTTGCTTCGGCATCAGCTTTCTCTTTTGCAGCTTTTGCTTCGGCATCGGCTTTTTCTTTGGCAGATTTATCTGCTAATAATTTATCTATTTCAGCAATTTTTGTTTTTGGATATTGTTCGGTAGATTTTATCGCTAATGCATCATTATATCCTTTTTTAGCTTCATCGTATTTTTTTCCTGCTAAGAAAGCGTCTGCTTTTGCTATTGCTGCTTTATATGAATCATCTTTTAATTTTGCTTCGGCATCAGCTTTCTCTTTTGCAGCTTTTGCTTCGGCATCGGCTTTTTCCTTGGCAGATTTATCCGCTAATAATTTATCTATTTCAGCAATTTTTGTTTTTGGATATTGCTCGGTTGGTTTTATAGCTAATGCATCGTTATAAGATTTTTTAGCCTCATCATACTTTTGACCATTTAAAGAGGCATCACCTTTTGCTATAGCAGCTTTGTATTGATCATCCTTTGCCTTCTGATCCGCCTCGTTTTTTTGTTCGGCAAGTATTTTATCTATTTCAGCAATTTTTGTTTTTGGATATTGTTCGGTTGGTTTTATTCCAGAGGCCTTTTTATAATTTTCTTTTGCAGCTACATAGCTTTTAGTATTAAAACCCTGATCTGCATCAGCAATTAATTTAGTGTATTGACTATCATTTCCCTGTTTATTTGCAATTAACTTTTCACATTCCATAATTCTCTTATCGGGATAATCACTGTATGGATCAGCATCAATAGCTTTTTCGTAATATGTTATAGCCTCTTCATATTTCTCAGTTTTAAAAAGTTCATCTGCTTTTGTTATAATCTGTTGATAAGATTGTTTTTTAAGTGCATCTATCTGATTAGTAATCTTATCAATTTCCTTTCTCATTACATCAGTATAAGCTACGTCATAATCAAAAGCATCTGCATCTTCATTATAATTGATTTTCGTAACAGGCTTACTTAAAGTAGAGACATCAATACCCGGAAATGATTCAAATAACTCAACAGTGAATGAATATTTATAAATTAAATCCTTTTCAGGTGCATTTGTATCAAAAAGTACCTTTTTTGTTACATAACCGGTTGATACAACTTCTACAATATACTGCTTGTCAATATCAAACTTAAAATTAAATTTTCCATCTGCTGTAGTTTTCTTTGAATCAATTTTAGAGTTGTTTAAATATATATTAACATCGGCAGTTATAATTTTTTTACCACCTTTTACTTTTCCTACTACTTCAAGATATCCTTTTGGTCCTTGAGCATATGAAAAATTGGAGATATAGATAAAGAATGCAACAAAGAGAGTAAACAGAGTTTTCGGGTTGCAAAATTGTCGTACAAACTTAACTAACAGCATATTATTTTTAATTCAAACGATTATTTTTAAAATTTAAATATACAAAAAAGATAGAGTCTAAAAAACATAGGTCATATAAAACAAAAAAGCCATTAACAGTCAAAATATATGCCTAAACAATCTCTTTAAATTTATCTAAAATATTTGCAGGTGGCCTGCAAGGCTTTCCTGTAATTGAATTAACAAATATTAAAGTAGTACTAGCCTTGTTTATTATCTGGTTATCTTTATTATACAATTCGTAATCGAAAATTATTTTACTACCGGCTATGTCTTTAATTATTGTATTTATTTTAATTATATCATCATAAAATGCAGGCTTAATATAAGTACATTCTAAATGAACAACTGGCATCTGAATACCATTTTCCTCCATATCACGATAAACAATTCCATGTTTTCTCATTAAATCGGTTCTGGCTACCTCAAGGTATAATGGATAGGTACCATAGTAAACTACTCCCATTTTATCTGTTTCACCATATCTAACTCTAATTTCAGTAATGTACGAAAGCATAAATAATTATTTTAAAGGTGAATCTGGCTCTTTAGCCATACTATTATAGATAACTTTATCCATTAAAGATGGCAATAATTTATATAATAATACAACCATCTTTCCCTGTGAAGTAAGTACAATAGTTCTTTTTCGTTTTTCTATTCCTTTTGCAATATAAAATGCAACTTTTTCTGCAGTCATTAATTTCTCCTCGGCTCTTGGTGTTTCACCCTGTTGACTACCATCTGCAACTAATGCGGTTTTTCTGATATTTGATGCAGTAAATCCAGGTGCAGCAATCATTACGTGTAATCCCTTTTTAATATTTTCAACTCTTAATGTTTGTAAAAAACCATGAATTGCAAATTTTGATGAAGAATACCCTGACCTGGCTGGAAGTGGAGCAAAACCAGCAATAGAAGAAACTGCAACTACGCTTCCTTT
The Bacteroidia bacterium genome window above contains:
- a CDS encoding DUF2279 domain-containing protein, whose product is MYFFSGVTAVTYTGTMLMLNELWYKNYSHSSFHFFNDSKEWLQMDKSGHAYSTYYLSSALISGFEWSGFRHNKSVVIGSGIAFIAMSGIEVFDGYSSKWGASLSDLSANFGGSVLYASQELLFKKQICRLKFSYHPTNWPVYRPDALGENDFQSVIKDYNGQTYWLSCNLKSITGINKMPGWLNISLGYSGESMLGGNDNNDITIEAVIPPPDRYCQYYLSLDADLTQIKVKSKVLKSVFKALNCLKVPFPALVYEQNKLKFSSLYF
- a CDS encoding ABC transporter ATP-binding protein gives rise to the protein MTTNIKTTISAKDLVTGYKTGKKFKTIPSFALNFEAKSGELIALIGSNGSGKTTLLRTIAGLHPSKSGELNICDLSPMKANRLDFAKSLSIATTELLKVAYTSVNEFVTLGRFPYSNFFGKLSAEDMHIVNLAIEETGIASKRNEQMNCLSDGERQRAVIARTLAQDTKVILFDEPTAFLDIKNKVEILNLLKSLTLKFGKTIIFSTHDLSLALHLADKIWLISSEKMISKIPEQVIFDGDLANEFDSDFLHIDKNSGNLTFIEKYSLNIGLSGNSSLFNVTSNALKRIGFNVVSNKSESLNVIIDENEKLSLWKLSNQNNTLVFNNLEDLISHLKFIKLKK
- a CDS encoding iron ABC transporter permease — encoded protein: MNLLKKNNKAFILIVSIIIVIILVFIDLINGPVRISISEVLKLFYNCGSSNDNFSTIFFDIRLPRVLTAIVAGLSLSVSGLLMQTLFRNPLAGPYVLGVSSGAGLGVAFMVMGFSAFGLNFVELMGSGGTILAACIGSGLFMLLIFAVSLKIRDVMTLLITGMLLGSAAGAIINVFQFAGSDQSLKLFVIWTMGSLGSTTWPQLELMSVVVLIGVVISLFLAYPLNVWLLGDENARASGVNISRVRNILLISTTLLAGSITAFCGPLAFVGIAAPHIARMISKTSDHRFLIPFSGIVGIAMLLTADILTQIPGSGFVLPINSTTSLLGVPIVLWIVLKGKKMWL
- a CDS encoding ABC transporter substrate-binding protein: MLYIYLWRILFLFVITVLISCEPQNIINQNKDYFIDSFKIKLKYAKHLDFSISDSVIAVRVYNPWQSAKDKSFNYLFSINKSKKNDFINIPVKRVICLSTSHIGFITALNKQMNIIGVSGAQFVYDSLTQLLIKQGKIVDVGYEQSLNYELILSLKPDVIIAYGVESKNVGYVTKLEELGLPVVFVAEYLEETPLAKAEWIKFFGILFNMKQNSDSLFSVIDSNYNNIKNIASKYLEKPKVYAGLPWKDTWYIAGGKSNLSCLISDAGADYIWKDNNSKESFPLNLELVFDKVSKADFWINSGSATSLNEINVTDSRLSQLKSFKNKTVYNNIAISNSFGGNDYWESGVVNPHIILKDIVKIFHPKAFPDYKIHYYKKLE
- a CDS encoding acyl-CoA thioesterase, producing MLSYITEIRVRYGETDKMGVVYYGTYPLYLEVARTDLMRKHGIVYRDMEENGIQMPVVHLECTYIKPAFYDDIIKINTIIKDIAGSKIIFDYELYNKDNQIINKASTTLIFVNSITGKPCRPPANILDKFKEIV
- a CDS encoding SDR family oxidoreductase, yielding MSKRVVIITGASSGIGKALAFEFAKRDYRIVIAARNVENLDEVKKELIKSNCEVVSVIADVAKEEDCKLIIDKAIEHFNQIDVLINNAGISMRAIFEDLDLNVLKRLMDTNFWGTVYCTKFALPWLLKAKGSVVAVSSIAGFAPLPARSGYSSSKFAIHGFLQTLRVENIKKGLHVMIAAPGFTASNIRKTALVADGSQQGETPRAEEKLMTAEKVAFYIAKGIEKRKRTIVLTSQGKMVVLLYKLLPSLMDKVIYNSMAKEPDSPLK